One Oenanthe melanoleuca isolate GR-GAL-2019-014 chromosome 3, OMel1.0, whole genome shotgun sequence DNA segment encodes these proteins:
- the DDO gene encoding D-aspartate oxidase isoform X4: MASPKVAVVGAGVIGLSTALCITETCPSCSVTVLSDQFSPNTTSDVAAGMLIPHTYPDTPIHRQKQWFKETFTYLFAISNSAEASEAGIHLVSGWQVFKSPPKEELPFWSDIVLGFRSMSEAELQKFPQHRFGQAFMTLKCDCPPYLLWLEKRLKATGTQMYTRKVADLWELHALSAFLATADMNNLETNQQGF; the protein is encoded by the exons ATGGCCTCACCTAAAGTTGCAGTGGTGGGCGCAGGAGTCATCGGCCTGTCCACAGCACTGTGCATCACAGAGACttgtcccagctgctctgtgacagTTCTTTCAGACCAGTTCAGCCCCAACACAACGAGTGATGTGGCAGCTGGGATGCTCATCCCTCACACCTACCCAG ATACACCTATCCACAGGCAGAAGCAGTGGTTCAAAGAGACCTTCACTTACCTTTTTGCCATCAGCAACTCGGCCGAGGCATCCGAGGCTGGCATTCACCTGGTCTCTGG CTGGCAGGTCTTCAAAAGCCCTCCCAAGGAAGAGTTACCTTTCTGGTCAGATATCGTGCTGGGATTTCGATCAATGTCTGAAGCAGAACTCCAGAAGTTCCCACAGCACCGATTTGGTCAGGCCTTTATGACCCTTAAATGTGACTGCCCACCCTACTTGCTGTGGCTGGAAAAAAG GTTGAAGGCAACTGGCACCCAGATGTACACCAGGAAAGTGGCAGACCTGTGGGAGCTGCACG CACTGTCTGCTTTCCTTGCAACAGCTGATATGAATAATTTGGAGACAAACCAACAAGGATTCTAA
- the DDO gene encoding D-aspartate oxidase isoform X3 — MASPKVAVVGAGVIGLSTALCITETCPSCSVTVLSDQFSPNTTSDVAAGMLIPHTYPDTPIHRQKQWFKETFTYLFAISNSAEASEAGIHLVSGWQVFKSPPKEELPFWSDIVLGFRSMSEAELQKFPQHRFGQAFMTLKCDCPPYLLWLEKRLKATGTQMYTRKVADLWELHGEYDIVVNCAGMGAQQLVGDKQLIPVRGQHCLLSLQQLI, encoded by the exons ATGGCCTCACCTAAAGTTGCAGTGGTGGGCGCAGGAGTCATCGGCCTGTCCACAGCACTGTGCATCACAGAGACttgtcccagctgctctgtgacagTTCTTTCAGACCAGTTCAGCCCCAACACAACGAGTGATGTGGCAGCTGGGATGCTCATCCCTCACACCTACCCAG ATACACCTATCCACAGGCAGAAGCAGTGGTTCAAAGAGACCTTCACTTACCTTTTTGCCATCAGCAACTCGGCCGAGGCATCCGAGGCTGGCATTCACCTGGTCTCTGG CTGGCAGGTCTTCAAAAGCCCTCCCAAGGAAGAGTTACCTTTCTGGTCAGATATCGTGCTGGGATTTCGATCAATGTCTGAAGCAGAACTCCAGAAGTTCCCACAGCACCGATTTGGTCAGGCCTTTATGACCCTTAAATGTGACTGCCCACCCTACTTGCTGTGGCTGGAAAAAAG GTTGAAGGCAACTGGCACCCAGATGTACACCAGGAAAGTGGCAGACCTGTGGGAGCTGCACGGTGAATATGACATTGTTGTCAACTGCGCGGGCAtgggagcccagcagctggTGGGAGACAAGCAGCTCATCCCTGTCAGGGGACAG CACTGTCTGCTTTCCTTGCAACAGCTGATATGA
- the DDO gene encoding D-aspartate oxidase isoform X1 produces MASPKVAVVGAGVIGLSTALCITETCPSCSVTVLSDQFSPNTTSDVAAGMLIPHTYPDTPIHRQKQWFKETFTYLFAISNSAEASEAGIHLVSGWQVFKSPPKEELPFWSDIVLGFRSMSEAELQKFPQHRFGQAFMTLKCDCPPYLLWLEKRLKATGTQMYTRKVADLWELHGEYDIVVNCAGMGAQQLVGDKQLIPVRGQVLKVHAPWVKLFIRDGDGLTYIYPGVHRVTLGGTREKGSWSLSPDAGTARDIFDRCCSLEPSLQGAQDIKVKVGLRPSRQCVRVQREVLSQGGVKLPVVHNYGHGAGGFSVHWGTANEAAHLVGECISALQGSSSRAKL; encoded by the exons ATGGCCTCACCTAAAGTTGCAGTGGTGGGCGCAGGAGTCATCGGCCTGTCCACAGCACTGTGCATCACAGAGACttgtcccagctgctctgtgacagTTCTTTCAGACCAGTTCAGCCCCAACACAACGAGTGATGTGGCAGCTGGGATGCTCATCCCTCACACCTACCCAG ATACACCTATCCACAGGCAGAAGCAGTGGTTCAAAGAGACCTTCACTTACCTTTTTGCCATCAGCAACTCGGCCGAGGCATCCGAGGCTGGCATTCACCTGGTCTCTGG CTGGCAGGTCTTCAAAAGCCCTCCCAAGGAAGAGTTACCTTTCTGGTCAGATATCGTGCTGGGATTTCGATCAATGTCTGAAGCAGAACTCCAGAAGTTCCCACAGCACCGATTTGGTCAGGCCTTTATGACCCTTAAATGTGACTGCCCACCCTACTTGCTGTGGCTGGAAAAAAG GTTGAAGGCAACTGGCACCCAGATGTACACCAGGAAAGTGGCAGACCTGTGGGAGCTGCACGGTGAATATGACATTGTTGTCAACTGCGCGGGCAtgggagcccagcagctggTGGGAGACAAGCAGCTCATCCCTGTCAGGGGACAGGTACTCAAGGTTCACGCTCCTTGGGTGAAACTGTTCATCCGGGATGGAGATGGCTTAACTTACATCTACCCAGGGGTACACAGGGTGACCTTGGGGGGAACCAGGGAAAAGGGGAGCTGGAGTCTCTCCCCTGACGCTGGCACTGCTAGAGACATCTTTGACAGATGCTGCTCCCTTGAGCCCTCactgcagggagcccaggatATCAAGGTGAAGGTGGGCCTGAGGCCGTCCAGGCAGTGCGTGAGAGTGCAGAGAGAGGTTTTGAGCCAAGGAGGAGTTAAGCTCCCAGTGGTCCACAACTATGGGCATGGGGCAGGTGGCTTTTCAGTGCACTGGGGTACAGCCAACGAGGCTGCTCACCTGGTGGGAGAGtgcatttctgctctgcaaggcTCCTCATCGAGGGCCAAGCTTTGA
- the DDO gene encoding D-aspartate oxidase isoform X2, whose protein sequence is MSEAELQKFPQHRFGQAFMTLKCDCPPYLLWLEKRLKATGTQMYTRKVADLWELHGEYDIVVNCAGMGAQQLVGDKQLIPVRGQVLKVHAPWVKLFIRDGDGLTYIYPGVHRVTLGGTREKGSWSLSPDAGTARDIFDRCCSLEPSLQGAQDIKVKVGLRPSRQCVRVQREVLSQGGVKLPVVHNYGHGAGGFSVHWGTANEAAHLVGECISALQGSSSRAKL, encoded by the exons ATGTCTGAAGCAGAACTCCAGAAGTTCCCACAGCACCGATTTGGTCAGGCCTTTATGACCCTTAAATGTGACTGCCCACCCTACTTGCTGTGGCTGGAAAAAAG GTTGAAGGCAACTGGCACCCAGATGTACACCAGGAAAGTGGCAGACCTGTGGGAGCTGCACGGTGAATATGACATTGTTGTCAACTGCGCGGGCAtgggagcccagcagctggTGGGAGACAAGCAGCTCATCCCTGTCAGGGGACAGGTACTCAAGGTTCACGCTCCTTGGGTGAAACTGTTCATCCGGGATGGAGATGGCTTAACTTACATCTACCCAGGGGTACACAGGGTGACCTTGGGGGGAACCAGGGAAAAGGGGAGCTGGAGTCTCTCCCCTGACGCTGGCACTGCTAGAGACATCTTTGACAGATGCTGCTCCCTTGAGCCCTCactgcagggagcccaggatATCAAGGTGAAGGTGGGCCTGAGGCCGTCCAGGCAGTGCGTGAGAGTGCAGAGAGAGGTTTTGAGCCAAGGAGGAGTTAAGCTCCCAGTGGTCCACAACTATGGGCATGGGGCAGGTGGCTTTTCAGTGCACTGGGGTACAGCCAACGAGGCTGCTCACCTGGTGGGAGAGtgcatttctgctctgcaaggcTCCTCATCGAGGGCCAAGCTTTGA